A stretch of Electrophorus electricus isolate fEleEle1 chromosome 3, fEleEle1.pri, whole genome shotgun sequence DNA encodes these proteins:
- the gxylt2 gene encoding glucoside xylosyltransferase 2 — MRLHCKIVVIAICFGVFLLLYFFGGNATDEPPIKEVEKDKHFPPSSGIGKIASENVAKQSRKEPQKQVRPNRKEPKITNRGGNVSAKLRQKSELGRSDSKFTRAEDPMHLAVVACGNRLDETLTMVKSALLFSIKKIKFHIFAEQDLTGHFEKGLSQWPAPLSSKFQYTLYPITFSVGNAEEWKRLFKPCAAQRLFLPVILKDVDSLLYVDTDVLFLRPMDDIWAFLKAFNGTQLAAMAPEHEIPKIGWYSRFARHPFYGVTGVNSGVMLMNLTRIRSTLFKNSMIASGLSWEDLLHPLYQKYKNHITWGDQDLLNIIFHYNPECLYIFPCQWNYRPDHCMYGSNCKGAEEEGVSILHGNRGVYHDDKQPAFKVVYDAIHEYPFGENMFQSLFYPLQTKFLDTVNTLCGRIPQVFLKQIEKTMKAVFEQKVIRHIGPPHRQHR, encoded by the exons ATGAGACTTCATTGCAAAATTGTGGTTATTGCGATATGTTTCGGAGTTTTTctacttttgtacttttttggggggaatGCCACAGACGAGCCACCGATAAAAGAAGTTGAGAAGGACAAACATTTTCCACCTTCGTCAGGAATCGGAAAAATTGCCTCAGAGAATGTAGCAAAACAATCCCGCAAAGAGCCTCAAAAACAAGTCCGTCCAAATCGAAAAGAACCAAAAATAACCAACAGAGGAGGCAATGTCAGCGCAAAGCTTAG GCAAAAGAGCGAGCTGGGGCGGTCAGATTCGAAGTTTACCCGAGCAGAGGACCCGATGCACCTCGCTGTGGTCGCCTGCGGTAACCGCCTGGATGAAACGCTTACAATGGTGAAGTCAGCGCTGCTCTTCAGCATCAAGAAGATCAAGTTTCACATCTTTGCAGAGCAGGACCTGACTGGACACTTTGAGAAAGGG CTGAGCCAGTGGCCAGCACCGCTGTCCTCCAAGTTCCAGTACACTCTGTACCCCATCACCTTCTCGGTGGGGAACGCCGAGGAGTGGAAGAGGCTCTTCAAGCCATGTGCTGCCCAGAGGCTCTTCCTTCCG GTGATCCTGAAAGATGTGGACTCGTTGCTGTACGTGGACACGGACGTGCTCTTTCTGCGGCCTATGGACGACATCTGGGCATTCCTGAAGGCTTTCAATGGCACTCAGTTGGCAGCCATGGCCCCCGAACACGAGATCCCCAAAATCGGCTGGTACAGTCGTTTTGCGAGGCACCCTTTCTACGGGGTCACTGGTGTCAACTCAGGGGTCATGCTGATGAACCTCACGCGGATCCGGAGCACTCTGTTCAAG AACAGCATGATAGCCAGTGGTCTGTCCTGGGAGGACTTGCTTCACCCGCTCTACCAGAAATACAAGAACCACATCACATGGGGGGATCAGGACCTCCTCAACATTATTTTCCACTACAACCCAG AATGCCTGTACATATTTCCATGCCAGTGGAATTACAGGCCCGATCACTGCATGTATGGCAGCAACTGCAAGGGGGCGGAGGAAGAGGGTGTGTCCATTCTCCATGGCAACCGCGGCGTTTACCATGATGATAAGCAACCCGCCTTCAAAGTGGTGTATGATGCAATACATGAA TATCCTTTTGGGGAGAAcatgttccagtccttgttCTATCCTCTCCAGACCAAATTCTTGGATACGGTCAACACGTTGTGTGGTAGAATTCCTCAGGTGTTTCTCAAGCAGATCGAAAAGACCATGAAGGCCGTGTTTGAACAAAAAGTAATCCGCCACATTGGGCCACCACACAGACAGCACCGCTGA